GACAAAGGGTTCCAAACTCTTTTTACTTAGTGCCCCTCCAGGGCTTTCCAAGTGAAGGGTTGCATACTGTTCTGCATTAACTGGCGCAAGAACGCAAACTCGACTTGGTACTTCACGGCAGCCTGGTAACATATTCCCCTGGGTTATTTAGATGTGGGATTCCGTGATCGCCATCATGAGTAACCACAAGGTCAACTGCAGACAGGCACAGATAACTTTAAGTTGGCGAAATATGATTTTCTTAAGAGGAATAGAAAGGAGCAGAGCATGCGATGTAATTGAACCCATTCCCTAAGCTATCTAAATTTGACCTTGTAATTAATTCCTTACCCTAGAGCCTTCCCCATATACTGCGCAAAATGATAACAAACACTTTACGCTAACCTAAATACAGTAAGTTGAGCTGGCTATTGCTAtttttattactaataaCAGCATGTCGTCTTAGTGTTTCCTCACATCATAACTGATCCATTAAGGACGCCGCATAAATAAGGCACAACTTCTGTACATACTGTGGCTGCCACCAAAAGCAAGTGAACATAAACCGGTAACATCCACTATAGCTTTGGTTTTGTCTCGCTCGTCCAACCCATTTCCAAAGTATCGGCCTTTTGCAAATTATACAGCTGGAATAACTTGTCTTCCAAATCCTTCTGGGCTTGTATCCTTGCCCTCACGTAATCTGCCCGTCGACTTTCCCTTCTACCTAGTTGTAGCATATGAACCTCATCAGGACCATCAACGAGTCTCATAGTCCGAGCGCTTGCCCACATGTATGCCAATGGTGTATCCTGGCTGACACCGGCGCCTCCATAAATTTGAATAGCGCTATCAAGGATCTTACAAAGCATCGAAGGGACAAGGATCTTGGCTTCTGAGATCTCTTTCAGGGCAGACTTGGCATCTGCCTTATCTATCTTGACGGCTGCGTTGAGGACGACCAGCCTAGATGCATCTATGCCTAGGCGAGCTTTGGCTACCTCAGTAGTGACATGCCCATGTTCATGAAGCATTTTGCCAAATGGTGTTTTCGATGGGTCATGAATACGATTCAAGATCAGATCGAGAGCGCGTTCAGCCTATGTTTTAGCGCACGTTAGCATCTCTTCTACATAGAATGAACGCAGGCCTGGGGATCTCTTACCGCTCCAATGCATCGCATAGTGTGATGAATTCTGCCAGGACCCAGTCGTCCTTGGATGATCTCGAAACCCTGACCTTCTCCCAAGACGAGGCTGGATGCAGGAATACGAACGTTGTTGAAAGAGATATGTCCGTGACCGTGAGGAGCATCATCGTATCCAAACACTGACAGCATGCGGTGTACAGTGATACCAGCAGAACGCGCAGGAACCAATAAGACAGACTGTTGGCGATGAGTGTTCGGATTAGAGGGGTCCGTTTTGCCCATCACGATGTACAGCTCACATCTAGGATCGCCTGCTCCACTGCTCCACCATTTCTATCCAGAGTTAGACAACAGTTTGAATGCACAGGCAGCGGCGGTACTTACACTGCCGTTCAGTATATACGAATCTTCATCGCGTTTCATTTCGAATTGAATGTTGGTGGCGTCGCTGGAAGCAACGTCTGGCTCAGTCATTAGAAAAGCTGAGCGGATCTTTCCCTCAAGGAGCGGCTCAAGCCATTCCGTTTTCTGTGCAGCATTTCCGAACTTGGCCAGAACCTCCATGTTACCTGTATCAGGAGCTGAGCAGTTCATAGCCTAAAGGGTCAAATGATGAGCTTCGTTTTTGCACGACGTGCCAAGAGTTGGGTCAACATACCTCGCTTGCGATATGGCTTTTCCCCAATTGTTCAGCCATCAAACCGTATTCAAGATTGCTATAGCCACTGCCCTCTGCATAGTGACTCTTTGGTAAGAAAAGATTCCACAATCCTCTACGTTTTGCCTCGTATTTCAGGTCCTCGAGAATCCGTGGATGCGCAGCAAAACGTTCTCTGGGCTTGTTACCCAGCATCTGAGCGAAGACTGCATCAGCTGGAATGCATTTCTCTTGGACAAAGAGCTCGACTTCGTCCAGAGTTTTTTGAGCTTTCTTGCTGACTTGCTCAGAAAATGCAATGGGAATGcgtgctgatgctggaagGTCCATGGTGTTAATGACAATAGCTGGTCGTGATATTTGGTAGTAGGGGAAATCGGCCAACGCAATATACGACGGGACCGGCGCTCTATAATACCCGGGAAATCTCTATTCTAGAGGAACGAGGCAAAGGGTTTTGAATGGTACCAAATCGGATTCGAAGCAAGCCTCATCGGTCATCTAGTCCGGCTGAGAGCTCCATTGGCAATACCCATGCACGTGATTCCTAATGTTAAACAGCCGAGGCATGGAACTGTCTAAATTAAGAGAGCCCGGAATTAAAAGCCGCGTCCGAATGACTTGAGTCTTTGCACTATACCTAAAACGGTTGGATGCTACTGTCACGTTGGCTGGCGGCGGTGTACTCCTGGGAAATAATCGAGACTCTGTCTTGCTTCAGATGAAGCTATCATAATAATTAGAGCATACTTAACCTGAATAATTACTAAAGCCTCTAATATATTCTAGTTTATGTGATATAAAGTTGAGTCGAGTCTCGATTGTTTAGCGATCCATTGAGAGGCTAGCGATGCAAACTGGAGTAGAAGAAGATGCCAGAGGTGGGACAGAGAGCTTCTTGCTGCAGAACAATAAAATGAAATGCATGATGGAATGCTGTGGCTTGTTGTCTTTTGCCATCAAAAAGTTGGGTTATACAGCTACATGATGTTGATATACGAACTAAAATCCTGCAGGCTCTCCCCGTTTTCAAGAACCCATTGAACTCAAATTGTTTCATACATAGTCTATCTAAAGTTTTGATACAAACCTGATGTCCTTAACAACAATATTCTTGTTGTCGCTTGTCGCCATTTCTCGCAGCTTACGCCTCAAGACCTTACCCGCTGGACTTTTCGGTATCATAGAGACAATCTCAATTTCCTGGAGCCATTTATATCGcgccttttccttcttgacATGTTCGAATATCTCCCTTGCTGCTTCAATGGGTCGTAAGGCCTCCTCAGACTTAAGGACTACAAACGCCTTAGGCCGCTCACCTGCGCGCTCATCGGGAATACCGCATACCGCAACATCATTGACATGCGGATGGCCGAGAAGAATGTTTTCGAGCTCTGCTGGAGCAACTCCAATccccttgaccttgatcatCTCCTTCAGCCTGTCGGTGATAGATAGCAAGCCTTCATCGTCGAAATGGCCTATATCGCCAGTGTGAAGGAATCCATCCTTGTCAAATGTCTCTCGAGTTGCCTTGGGGTTGTCAAGGTAACCCATGGCCATCTGTGGCCCACGAGCCCAGATCTCACCCGACTTCCCAACGTCGCAGTCCTTGCCAGTCTCAAGGTCTACGATTCGTACTTCGGTAGATCCCACAAGCATACCGACGCGGTCAGCATACTTGTAAGCATACTTTGATGGCGGGTGAGAAACAATGGCTGAGCATGACTCGGTCATGCCATAGCCCTGCTTGAAGCCGGTTCCCGGGAATGCCTTTTCAAGGAGATCCAGGATCTCTCGAGACAGAGGCGCCGCACCCGATGAGAATCGCTCAACATGAGACAAGTCATACTTTGCCACGATCTCTGGCTCTCGAACTAGTCGGATCAAAATAGGTGGGACGATCAAAAGttctttgatcttgtttTCCGAAACAGTTTGCAGAAGTGAGTCCAGAGTGAATTGAGATAGAACATAGACGTTGGCATTCAGATGAATGGGTAAGTGTAACTGATGTATTATACCAGTGATGTGATAGAATGGCAAGGCTGCTAGAACACGATCATGGCTAGAAAGGGTGATATCCTTGATCTGGATGCATTGGGCGATGATGTTGGCGTGTGATATCATTACCGCCTTGGGGAGACCAGTTGTGCCACTGCTAAAACAGAGGAAACCGCAAATATCACGATTTGTCTTGCCCTCAGGAACTTGAAATGAAGGCACTGGAGCTAGACCTGCTGAGTTCTCGAGGAGTTCCTGTATGCTTGTGACGCCTTTGCTAGAACCTTCAAGCAGAAGTACATTTCCTCGTGGAATCCCAACTTTGGCAGCTGCGGCTTGGGCCCTATCGAGATTTTCAACAGTAGCGAAAATGACTTTAGCTTTGCTGGTCTTGAGGCTGTAGGAAAGCTCGTCAACGGTGTAGTCTGGTGACACCCCGCAGGCTACAGCTCCAACTCGAATAGCAGCAAGAGTAGCAACAGGGTACCAGATTGAGTTTTTGCCGTAGACGATAGTTGTATCGTTCTCTTTCAGTCCATACCCGGTAACGAGAATCGACGACAAAGTTGTCGCATAGTTTTTGAGCGTCTGGTAAGTGAGGTGCTTCTTGCTTATTGCGTCGGTAAAGCCTGGGGCGTTGCTATCAGAAGCCAGTGGCTTAGATTCTAGAAGCCATGACCATAAGGTCTGCTTTGGGGAGACTGCAAAGTGGACGTCAATTGGTTGGAAGATTGTCGCTTAAAATGAGAGGCCTTACAGGAGATCTTGGGATTCTTTGACTGGTAAACCATGATGCCCGTCTGATAGTTGGTCAAGCGTCGACATTGATACTTCCGTCGAGGACCAGAGTTTAATGCGGGGAGTAATTTAAGAATTATGCATCGGCACAAGACAAAGAAGCCCCCCGCAAAATCACCAGCGATAGTTCGCCACGGGAACCGGCTTATGATTCCCGTTCGGTAAACCAGGCACGGAATTGACGAGACAGCTTCCTCGGCGCAACATGACTAATGGTAAAACACCTCGGGCTCGGTTTGACGCGTTGACCACAAGGCGCTTTGCAGTGCATTAAATGAAAGAAAACAACAATGGTCTAGAATGATCCTTGAACCCTCATCTACACAAAGTTTCATCTGTTTTATTTTAAATCTATTTTTCATATTCTTGGTTCTTGTGACAAGATGGCGGGAGCAGTGAGACAACCCATCGATGTTGCGCGATTGAGTGCGTATATTGAACAGAATGTGGATCAAATCTCTCTTCCTATCAGCTTGAAGCAGGTACGTGTTCTAGCGATGATTGCATAGCCAATTTGCTCAACCCTTTCAGTTTGGCCATGGCCAGTCCAATCCCACATATCAAGTTACGTCGGCGACAGGTCTCAAATTTgtcttgaggaagaagccCCCAGGGAAGCTTCTCTCTAAGAGCGCACACGCGATTGAGAGAGAGTATGAGATCATCAAAGCATTAGAGGCGACTGATATTCCTGTACCCAAGTTGTATTGTTTGTGTGAGGACGTCTCTATCATTGGGACGCCATTCTATATAATGGCATTTCTCGATGGCAGAATATTTGAAGAACCTTGGCTGCCGAGCCTTAGCCCTGAAGAGCGCACTCTGATGTAAGTTATTTTATCGAAAATTCGAGGCGCTTCTGGATTACTAACGTGTAGATCAGCTGGAAGGAGGCAGTTCATACGCTTGCGAAACTGCACTCTGTTAACTTAACAGGCATTGGGTTGCACAGCTGGAAACGGCCCACTAGCTTTTACACGCGCCAGATCAAAGCCTTATCAAAAACATCTGAGGCCCAAGCGAGCACTGCAAGTCAGCCAGGGGCACAGAATGTTGGAAAATTGCCCTATTATGACCAGCTAATCAGCTTCTTCACGGACCACAAAACCCACCCGCCCGATGTGAGGAGGTTAGTGCATGGAGACTTCAAACTTGACAATCTGGTGTTTCACAAGACCGAGCCTAGAGTGATTGGCATTTTGGACTGGGAAATGGCAACAGAAGGCCATCCGCTATCTGACCTGGCCAACTTGCTCATGCCTTTCAGTTGGGAACCGCAACAAGTGCCGTTTCTCACATCGGAGACTTTGACACCAGAGCTGAAGGATCTTCAATCAAAGTTCCAACCATTCAACGTCGCAGGAATTCGAGTATAAGAAAGTGGGCGCGAAGGCTACAAATGATGATAATTGTTCTTGGAATTACTTTTGAGATTTGTTGTCATGGGTGTtaggcttcttcttcaaaacgGCACCGTGTTGCAGCATGATGCGCAAGAAAACGTTATCGCTCTCAGGGCCAGCGGTAGCAAGGCGAGAGAGTTTGCGCGGCAGACGTTGGCGTATGCATCATGGGGATATGCACGAGTCGAGAAACTCCAGCAGCGACTACGACTGCGCAGCAAGATTTAGACAGGTTTATTTTAGTCATCTGTATATGAGTGCCAAATGCCTCTTTGTCTTAATAAGGAGACAGAGATTGTATTCCAAGATTGTAAAATAcatagccttaatttatgCTTCGACCGCCATCTCTGAGAAGACTGTGAGGTCATGGCGCAAAGGATGGTATTTAGCGCCGAGAAGTAAACAGATTAAAAGCCAACACAAACTACCCCAGATAGTTACAACGTAGAATCCTTTTCGCTTACAGTAATACTGCCTTGAACCGCTATGTACTAAATTTTGGTTCCACCCAGTGTCTTCACACGCCTTCCATCTACATAAGTCCCATCAACAAGATACGGTCTAGGCTGTCCGTCTATTGGAAGCTGATCCAGGAACCTCCACCGCAGTAGTCTTTTCCATCCGAGCTGATACCATCCATTGAGAGTCGCGGCAGGAAACATTGGGAGGACTCCCACGATGGATGGGTCATGCGCGATCAGGACCAACACCTTATCGATCGCATCTAAAGACATGAGGGTGCTTACGCTCTTATGTGCCTCAGACGGATCGACGTACCAAGAGTCGGCATGGCTGCATGGTCGGTAGTATGGAGTAGAGCCAGCCTCAGCCGGGTTTGGATGGCATGATAAGTATTGCTGGCATGATACAACCTCTGGTACGGAAGAGGGCAGGCCAACCTCGTCTCTTGTGAGCTCTCTCGGCATTTGAGTCTTCTCAGTTGGTCTAAAAGCCCCTCCAAAGTGACATATATCTCCTCCAAGAAACACGAATGTGTCGCTAGTCGTTCTGACCAGGGAAGAAAGATGACCAATGGCGTGGCCTggagtgttgagaaggaaCAAACTTCCATCACCAAAGTAGTCCATAGCCTGATATCCAGCAACACGGAGATGTTGATCAAAGTCTATCTCGCTGACCTCACGGTTTTTGAAGGCTGACTCATGGACTGGTGAATTGGGGTTTGCTGGGTAGCCAGGAAGGAAATGTTGGGAGAAGCCAGGACCAACGATGAGATCCATGGTCTCTGGGAATGTACTTGGGTCCCCTAGGTGATCGTAGTGGTGGTGGCTGACAATTGCTGCGTCAATCTTTGAAAGGTCAAGGCCACCTTCTCGTAAAATATCGGCTAGGTTGTTATCGACCTTGATCCCGGGGACTCTCTTATCGATGGTCTTTGCGATGGGGTCTGGCAAATTCCAAAAGTCCTTTCGACATCCCAGGTCGAAGAGTAGCTGCTTTCCTGTGGTGTCgtggttgatgaggaatGAGAACGTGGGGAAGTTCATCAGTTCGTGTCCTGGTATCGTAGGTTCAACCAAAGTATCTGCTGGAACTGTGAGATAGCATGTCGTATCAATGATCGAGAGCGTGCAAGTAGCCCCCTGTGTAGGCAAGTCAATTTTCTGTGAGGACATGGCTTTTGAGGTGTTGTATGGAAcagaagaacagaacagaagTGGTCCGACACGAATTCGAAGGACAGTACTTAGAGAAGTATGCGCGGTTTAAGATATAGCAGACAGCAGCAGACCAGGTCACCTTACTGTAGAGACGTTTTAAGAGCCGCGGATTTAGTTTCCGAGGTCCCAGTCATTAAAGAGGGGTCTAAATGAGCTTCCTTTCAAACAGGATCGCGAATAAGCAGGCCAGTAGATATTAGCCCTATCACTCAAAAACAGTATACTTGTTCTGGCCCTCCTCTACTAGACACCCACGAGATTCAtgaacaaggagaagaatctAGGTAGAATAGATACTTTTTAAAAACTGTTGTCATTTTATTCAATACCAAATTGCGCTACTGAATGGAAAAGGTCTTTAGTCTTCAAAGACCAATACCCATTTCTTGGGCAAAGAACAATGATCGATCATTCTCAACCCATCCACTAAAGTCTTGGAATTGAGGTGATGCGCAACTTGTCATGCCCACTCCCAACTCGGAACTTACTTGCTGTCTAGCAACAGTAGCAATATCTTCAACTATCATATTATCGTCATGCTCGCTGTCTTGTGA
This genomic stretch from Fusarium oxysporum f. sp. lycopersici 4287 chromosome 5, whole genome shotgun sequence harbors:
- a CDS encoding acyl-CoA dehydrogenase; this encodes MDLPASARIPIAFSEQVSKKAQKTLDEVELFVQEKCIPADAVFAQMLGNKPRERFAAHPRILEDLKYEAKRRGLWNLFLPKSHYAEGSGYSNLEYGLMAEQLGKSHIASEAMNCSAPDTGNMEVLAKFGNAAQKTEWLEPLLEGKIRSAFLMTEPDVASSDATNIQFEMKRDEDSYILNGSKWWSSGAGDPRCELYIVMGKTDPSNPNTHRQQSVLLVPARSAGITVHRMLSVFGYDDAPHGHGHISFNNVRIPASSLVLGEGQGFEIIQGRLGPGRIHHTMRCIGAAERALDLILNRIHDPSKTPFGKMLHEHGHVTTEVAKARLGIDASRLVVLNAAVKIDKADAKSALKEISEAKILVPSMLCKILDSAIQIYGGAGVSQDTPLAYMWASARTMRLVDGPDEVHMLQLGRRESRRADYVRARIQAQKDLEDKLFQLYNLQKADTLEMGWTSETKPKL
- a CDS encoding aminoglycoside phosphotransferase produces the protein MAGAVRQPIDVARLSAYIEQNVDQISLPISLKQFGHGQSNPTYQVTSATGLKFVLRKKPPGKLLSKSAHAIEREYEIIKALEATDIPVPKLYCLCEDVSIIGTPFYIMAFLDGRIFEEPWLPSLSPEERTLIWKEAVHTLAKLHSVNLTGIGLHSWKRPTSFYTRQIKALSKTSEAQASTASQPGAQNVGKLPYYDQLISFFTDHKTHPPDVRRLVHGDFKLDNLVFHKTEPRVIGILDWEMATEGHPLSDLANLLMPFSWEPQQVPFLTSETLTPELKDLQSKFQPFNVAGIRV